ATACAGACGAAAACAATATGAATTTCTTAATTAAAAGagacacacacacaaaaaaatattaatattaatggcTAGCTAAAATTACCTGTAACTTTGTCAACCGTGAACGAAGAGTACTTAATGTGACATCATGTGTTTGCATCAGACCTTCAATTATTTCCATTTCATTTGGAGAGTTTGAATCCTTTTGAGAAACTTGAGGTTCGACTTTctgaaaatattatataacaaaatttacatGACTTAGTTAAAGAACCCCAACGCaacaatttttgaaaatgagAGTGTATGATTGTCTCGGATCTTTTACATACTTTCAAAACAAATGATATTTCATTCTCTATTTTGTAcattatagaagaaaaaagtcGGTGAAATTCAGagaaatcaaaatagaaaagcAATAACAATTGAGCAGTGCCACTAGGATGTTTTTATGCAGGgattaatactttttatttggCTATTTCAGATCGATTACGGATTGCTCCAACTGGACAATGAAAACATATAGCATTTAAACTGCAGTTCATTCTCGATGCATTAAGGAACTTTTTATAGGTCTAGTATTTTAGCAAACCCCAAAATAGTCTCTAAAACTGTCTGGGTTGTAAGATTAGTTCCTGAAATAATATAACTTCAAAAAAGTCCAAGTATTTGTAAATTGCTGGTTATTTTAGTTCACGTGTTGCCCGCTATTagcaaatatatcaaattagtGCCTAGATTTGAatgctttattttattttgatgagcTTAGGCTTCCTATTTTAACTAAGCTTCCAGCTTCAAATGAAAAGCTGTTTTGAGTAACttctacaaaattatttttaatagatgattttttaacaaagatttttatatgataaacaacatcaaataacttctactttttttaaaaatctctaaaaaataatcTCAAACACACCTGTTGAATTTGATTCAGGTTGCTGTTGTTCTCCCCATACACATGGATCAAATACATATGAGGGATGGTGATCTCAAAGGTTGAGCTATTTGGATTCTGTGATTGGTTTCCGTTCGTGAAAATAacaacacaatatcactataaAATATCAAGTAAAATATATGGTCACATTAAAAGGGAAAAAGAAGTCCTGAACTCACATCCCAGGAGTGCTATTTCTTGAAGGCAAATTAAATGTATCAGCTGTTGTCCCTGGATTTCCTCTGTTAACTGCCTGAAACACAAAGGGTTATAACATCCTTCTTGAATGCACAAAGGGTTAGGGTAGGCACAATGAGAAGGGTTACTAACCTGAGAATTCCATGATCTTGGAGAATGCGGTCCTTCATAACCACGAGGATACGGAATACGGAACTCGGTCCATGTTTGGCGGACGGCGACCAATACGATGTGAAAATGCATGTTGATGATCAACAGGTATGGGAGGACCAGGTTGGCGCTGTGCGGTGGGTTTGCGGTGGGTCAGTTTTGGGGCGGAGAGCGAAGAGAGAGGATTTTGCATGCTTTGCCTTCCCGCGCGACTTCGTTGCCTTCCCGCGTGCGAAGAGAATGTGGGTTGTGCAGTGGGTTTGCGGTGGGTCAGTTTTGGGGCGGAGAGCGAAGAGAGAGGAATGGTATCGGGAGAGAGGGGGATTAAACAGATTAGGATATTAGAGATTGATATTAGGATTAGGATATTAGAGATTGAGAGTAGGATTGAAAGAGATTAGGCATTGAGGATGATTGAGAGGGGAGAAATCAGGAGATGATAATTGAGATTTAAACTAATGGTTTTCATATTGTATGTATAGTCCTGAAAACAATTTCATCTTGATGCAGGTTCAATCATAGTTTAAAagaccaaaaaagaaaaaacgtcaaaaactaaaaaactactAAAATGAGAACACGTTTACATCATTAAATTATAAACTACTTCATTCTCATTAGATTTAATCAATAGTTGAGATTTGTTAGATAGTAAAAGGAGAACACATTTACATGTCTACAAATAATTCTAAACTGTAAAGAGTTAATATTAAATGCATCTAGGAGATATAAAGTTAGTCTGATTAAAGATGAAAGTGATAAAAATGTTAAAGATTTAACTTTTGATTTCATCATAATTCAAACAATTACTCTAAAAAGCGGAATAATTaagagattaaaaaattattaaagaacataaatataaaaagagtAATTAATAATACTCATACATCAGTTATACATATGAAGTGACTAAATACAGTATGAAGTTGTTTGAAAAGTTGAAACGTGGACtgaatattttcattttaggTTGAAAGTGTCTATAATAAGTTGAAACGTGAACTCTATATAATCAATTTCGTCAATCATTCCTTGGAGTAGGCGTTCAGTTTCATGATTAGTGATTCCATAGTATTCCTTTAGCGTAATCAAGGACTTTAttctcaattttatattttcaaatccTTCAAACATCTCCTCGGGTTTTAAGTTTTAACTTACCACCTCCACTATCCATGCTTAAACTCTTTAAATCGTTCATCACTTTTAATATCTCCTCATTCTTATTATCGGAATCCTGAATCGAtaacaaattttatatacaataaTTCATTCCAATTCCTATTCAAAAGTAATTGAAAACAAGATTGAGTGAAAACAATATAATCAggagatttaaattttatattttttaatatcttctaaaaaatattatcgacataaaaataaaaacaattacaatACACGAAAACAAATTGTTACTTATAAGATTGAAAAAGCGTACATAAGACATGTTTtcactaataaatttttttatataattatcatATATACGATAAGTTGTTCCTAATTATTGAACTATTGACAAGTTTttactaataaattttttaaaataatcatcttCCGTAAGACACATTGTAACTtatgaaatttaattattatacacGAGACAAATTTTTAtggatataaattttaaaatcattatcaTACACGAGACAAATTTGACACTTATAAGATTgaacatttaataaattatctttagaATTATGTTTATACTTTATATGTTTCATtctagtttatatatataacaaaattgtaCAATTATACTGAGAAGTGTCAACAACACACTCTTTAACACATAATTTTAAACATATTCtatataattgattaaaatttacataGATCTCGTTAAATTATATTGATCCCATATAAATTTGGTGAAACCCATAGAAAATTTAACCAATCAAATAATATGTTGAAAGTcttattcaattatattttacaaatcTTTATCTATcaatgtttttagtttttttaagcatatttacaatttaaataagttgaatttttttttagtctcaaatatcaatttttttgacatatatcctccattaaaaataattttatttgagaaacgtcctatactaaaataaatataaacattttttttatttataaataattcagtTCCCCACGTTACGTTCTGAGTATAACCAACTCCTAATAAATTTTAAGGTGAGGGGAGtacataaaataaacatttttgtttataaagaaTAATCGTTTAAATGGTGAGATTTGATTAGAATATGTACTTTTTTTGGTATTTATTTTAGGCAATGAAAACAAATGAATTAAATTGTAttctacaataaaataataacctCGCCTACCACCAAAATACAAAAAGCAACAACTCCATTACAATTGAATCGAATCAACGCACGCACACACTACTTGCTTGAGATTGTTTCTCTTCAATGGCACTCTCGCGCCTTCGTTACCCCATCATCTCTCATTCCATTCGTCTCCTTTCTTCCTCCACCCGATCCATTTCTCGGTATTACTCTCTCTCAAATCTTGTTACTCAATCatctttattttgtatttttttttattataatagcaaattttagatttttatctGTTTTTCCTTTCCCTTGCTCGAAATTTCTTAATGGGGTTTTGAGTTTTCATCTCattggtatatatatatgtatgaatGTTGGTAAGAGATTTTGTGATTGTATTTCAACTTATTATATTTCCCATTCATTTTATTAAGTATTGCAGTTGAACTGTATTTTGTTTGTGATGCCTTGCTTTAGAATTCACTTTGAGTTGTTTTGCACTTAACTAGACTAGATGATCACTAATGAGGTTAGGAGTATATAGTGCTCAGTTTGGATCcttgtttgatttaaaattattccTTTTCATTTGTTACTCTCCTGGCCCTATTCATATTTGGGTTTATATGTGAAATTTAGGGGACTAGTTAGTAGTTTAGGGGTTCATGATAGTGTTCACAATCACATAGTGCGAAAAATAGTTGTTTGTTCAAGTTCAGCTATACAACAATGCTATGGCCCTATTTGAaaacattttgtactaaatagagTATCGTGAAACAATGGTGATTTGTTCAATCTTGTGGAATCACCTTGTCCTCAAGGTGGGAGTTGAAAGTCTAGAGCACAAAAAATAATAGTGTGGGGTGATTTAATTTGCGAGGCCCAAATCAATAACCAAGTCCACATAATACTCACCCTTCACGCCCCAATTTTACTCCAGTGCTCTTTTTGGTGTCCCAAGGCATCCACAAGGGAGGAGGTGCTATGGTGAGCAAGGTTTTGGGcttgatgtttattatatttgagCCATAAGCCCATAACATGCTATTCATTTCTTAGTGCTGGCATTTTTCTTGTCATGTTTACTACACACTAGTCGTCCGGCACTCCGGCTTCCATTAGGTGAAATGAATACTAATCTGAGATGGTGCTATCAAGTGCTTAGTGTTGTTGGCTTCTTCCAATGTCAACTTTTTGTGTTTGTTGAATCCATCCATACGGATAATATATCATACGCAGTATCATTTGGTGGCATGGAGCCGCTTACTTATGAATGCCATTTCTGAATTGattttgttacttttgaaaGAGTGGTAGGCTTTTTTAATGTtcataaaaacttatttattgtaattatgcTTTTTtgcctttttcttcttcttagatTGCTGCTTCCAAGGTTCTAACACACTTTTTTTGGTTATCGTCTTGGCACAGAACTCCTAATTCGAGGATTTATTCTGTCAGTGGTCATGGGAGTATAAGGTTTGTAATCATTGAtctgtatttatttttattagctGCAAACTcagttttttattgttatttcattattatttataggTCTGAACAGAAAAATAGGGAAATATCTTATTAAGCTTGTTAGGATAAAAGTTGCCCCCCCCCCCTTCAACCACCAATGACTGTTGTGCATAAAaagtctctctctctctctctgtaaAGCCATTTTTCCTGGCTTGAGCAtctgaaataaaaatatgacatCTTTCTCTATTTGACTAGTTCTCTATAGTTCATCCTCCTTCCTTGTCTTTGTATGATCTAATTGGGAGTTCACTAATGGTATTTTTATCAGGCCTGCATCTTGGTCTGGGCTTACTGGAGTTTGTGATAGATCTTTGAAGTCAAAGGTTAGtatttaaatagataaaaaaattccaATCATGATATGATATTCTCTGACAACAGCCGTCAACATTTTTGGCAGTGGATTGGTGTCAAATTCTTCTCGTCTTCAGGTACTTAATGTTCTAGTTACCTAATTTCAAAAACTTCTACTTGTttaaggtttttattttttggtttctCTAGTTTAACAGCTGGTTAACGAAAGCTCCTATGTTTGGTCGAGAAATTATGATATATTTGTGTTGTACGACTCATTCTTTTTCGTGACATTTAATGTATGTAAATTAGCATCTATCATAAATCCAAGAGGTAGCATCATGTTTATCAACTTCCAGCCTTTTTCATATATACCTAAGTAACTTTATAAAACTTAATATTAGAGAACCTTATGCATTAAAAAGTCAAGAGACTATGCTGATGTGTTCATCTGCAATAGATTGATATTTAGTTGGGGTGGGACAGGAAGATGATGCAGCATGTTGTTTTGGCTCTTAAACTGTTAAAGAATGGTGTgaagaattttttgtttttcgtGGTTGTTGGTCATCACTGCTTCAAGGGAATTATGATCTATAATTTGCAAAGTGATTGGGCAGTCTTGCTGCATTCTTAAATTTTccctatttttctttttttgtgttGGCTATATTGTTGTTCCTTCTGTTCTAATAATTGTTTTCTGCTGATTAGGTTGTTTAATATCTATTTATCTTGAGTAAAGATCTAGAAAAATTAAAAGGCCTTCTATTGTTGTCCCCcacatattttctattttaacatTCGGTCATAATGAATTGCAGCTTTGAGTGCAATTCAACCCTAGAAAGTACATCCTATACGTCAAATATGACTTAGTCTAAGATGTATCCcattgaaaaatttacaaagtGATTCTCTTTCATTAccattgatttcatttttaagaaattaatgATTGTTGATTGAGATTAAGACTGGCAATTTTTAATCATAACTGTCTGtggtttttaattataatctgATGGTTATATACAAGGGAACACTGATAATCTCttttttatggttgaacaaccCAGATGCTGCCAGTGATATATTGATAGCTTTTCTCTATAACtattcttgaatttttttaggGCTTCATAAAGGATTAAAGGTTgttatgttgttttggaaaCTATAATATCTAGTTTATCTGATTTACTAGAAAAGgttaaaattaacatttaggtgccTATAATTTTTGGAATTTGCAATTAGCTCCTCtattttgaatgtttgtaaTGGCATCCTTacagttttaaaatttatatttaggtcCCAATATTACTAACCATGAAGATCCCCAAATCGACAATATAGGatcctaaaaattaattttcttgaaAATTGCGAAATAAAATACCGACCAACAAAatttaacataatataaatgataaacCTAGTGATTCTTTTATGTCCTTCATCAGAAGCCCTCTAGAATTAGATGGAGATTGGAGAGAGGAAAGccattatattttttgaacaGTCTTCCATGTTTACAACTTAGACGTGTGTAAGAATTACTCTTACAGTATTTTGAACACTTTTCCATGTCCCAAATGTCCAGTCTTTATTAGGTTTGGGAAATCCTCACCCCCTGACTTAGATTTTGGGTTGAGTTTGCCAGTTTGGGCTATATCCAAATTCTAAGACGACATCAGAGTCTACTCTAGATCTGTTATTGAACCACCCACATTTGTCCCTGTTCTAGGTGTTTAGTTCTGTGCTTGAGGGGCTGTCTTGACTCTTGAGATCCGACATCAACTAGAGGTATATCATTATAAGGCTTGAAAATCCTCAGCTCTGGAGCTAGATTTTAAGAACGAATCATACCTAATGCCCAAATTCCAAGAGCATCGAAAATATGTCTTTCCCGAATAGATTCATAACTTCCCAAGTTATGGaatggatgcacatttaggaaATATGTAGCTCTCTCTTTGGTCaagttttttgtttaattaatattaatgatgTATTTCAAGTTTGTAGTATAAGGCTCTGTCCTGGATATAGTTGAAATGTGTCGTTCTTCCTCCCAATGTTGTATGGGATAGTGTTCGGTAGTAAAGAGCCAACACGAGTGAATTTAGTGTAGTTGGGATGCGAATGTTGTACTAGATGAGATAAAGTTAGGAATGATAGCATTAGAGTTGGAGCAGTACCTACTGTATGAATATGTTTCAATATCAAATTGTACAATTTTGGCATGTGTGGAGGAGACATATAGATTTAATAGTTAGGAGAGTAGATTAGGTGGAGGATAGCTCAATCATTAGAGGCAGAGGAGGGCGGCAAAAAACTATAGGAggagatgtgatttatgataGAATATTATAGCGTCGCCATGTAGCTAACTTCACCGAGTGGGATAAGGTTTGATTGTTGTTGTGATCTCTTTATGGCATTCCTTATTCAGCATTTTTGGTGTGCCAGGATCTGTGGATCCATTATTGATGATTAGTTTCATTGCATTTGTCTAAGTAAAAAAAGAGGCCATTTTTGTGGCAATGTGCAAGCTATGCTTTAGTTAGGAACATTTGGTTGGAGCACTGCTTTCATATTTTATGGAGATTTATTTAGCGCGTCACTTAATGTAAACtaaattttgtgattaaaaGAAGATAATCTGGTTATGTTCTGATCACCCCCCCATTTGATAGATTTTGCGCACGAAGTCCTCGGGATGCCAGCTTTATCTCCTACAATGGTGAGCTTGGTGAAACAAATAGTTTTTTCTCCCTTTTTGGATATCTTTTCTTTTAGGGCTCTCATGTAATTTTGTTCTCTTGGTTTCAGACCCAAGGTAATATTGCAAAATGGAGGAAAAAAGAAGGGGATAAGGTCGGTTAATACAGAGTTCTTATGTTTTGATTGTTATAGATCATAATTCTGTTTGCTCTGACACTTTCATATTTTGGAAATTGGCTTCtatgaaataattaatcattttctCCTTGCTACCGTTTAATCTTACAGATAGAAGTGGGTGATATACTATGTGAAATTGAAACCGACAAAGCTACACTTGAATTTGAAAGTCTTGAAGAAGGGTATTATTCttccttttaattttacttCCCAAGTTCTGGATGACCtttaacttaaaatatataaacttgAGATTGGTATTGTTGAAGTTAGAGGGTTTTAGATAAAGCAAGAAGGAATAGAGACtttgaattataataatgatttgatATTATGATACAAAAGACTAAACACCAACCCTTGATCATACTGATTCTAAATTCAGAAAATACAGACACTAGTCATGACAATTACTAGACTCCAAATTCTATTTAAATAAGGGAAAAATCATGAATTATAAAGAAATGTGAAAACCAATTCTTAGAGATGATATAAGATATTCTAAATTACTCTATATGATACCATCCAGATATGAGAAGATAATTTTCCATATGATAGGATAGGTCACACAAATGGTACTACTTCAATACCATGTTGGAATCGACCCAACGCACGCCCCAAACATGCTTAAGAGGTTGGCCCTAGGTCGCACTCTCCAAACATGTAAACACCAGATAGCAGAATGCCAAATAAACTCAGTGTCTCTCCTAACTAAAATAACAACCAAGCAGTTAGTTAGGATAAGGTTGGTTAGGATTACTTTTGAACGGATAGTTAAGATAATGACCAAGTGGTTTGTTAAGATAAAGGTTTAACCACCATTGTTACTTCTTCTGAAACCCAAAATGCTATATAATGTGATCGTAGCAGTGTTCCAAAGGTACACATCCACTTTAAATCTCTCACTCTCCCTCAATCGTAGGATAGCTTGAGTGTCAGAGTGTTTCCGGATGCCCACCACCATTGTTCTTCGTAGTCACGATccatcattttcgtccatcaTCATGTGGTTTTGTCATTCTCATTCTTGACCAATGTGAGATTCTCTCATTCTTCCATATTTCTTGAGTTCATACTAAACATTAGCATCATTTGTGGGAATGAAGTCCTTCACTCACCTCTGAAGATCACAAAAACCATCATCCTCATTCTTGCACTATTCAAAGGCGTCGAGCTGACCCAACTCCTTTGTCACACCTGTTGAAGCCTGTCGATAGGAAGGAAGTCTCTCTTACTCAAGAAGCCTcgttaattttttcaattagtTCCCTTACCCCTGAACCCTGTTTTGAATCTGTCTGGTTTATCTCATACCTTCCGTTTCATGTTTGTAATTGGAATTAAGATGCATAATTTGCTCAAGAGCATTTCTAAACTGCACTTGTTGATGGAGTTTGCCGCATCCCCAACTTTCTCAAGTTCGACCTTCATTGAGGCAACCCACTCCTTCAAGGTTACATTTTCTTGAAAATGGGGTTCTTCTCTTCTTCTAAGGAGGAAATCTTAGCCTAAAGTGATGTTGTTTATTCTTGTAAATCCCAATCAGTTTTCTTGAGGTTGGGATCCTTGCTAACAGCCACCGCGAGGTCTTTCACCTTACCCTCGAGATTATGTACAAAGGCTTGAAGGTTGGAGTCCATGGACGGGAGCAACACACTACTGGAAGCATGCAGACGATGTATCAATCTCTTAAGTATGCAGATCGCCAATTGAGTGATGCCAGCTGAATCTCGGAACACGGTCTAACCCATGGCCCAAATGTGCTTAAGAGACTGACCCAAGTTTGCACTCTCCCAACATGTAAGCATTTGACTATGGAGTGCCAAACAAACATGGTAATCActtctaataaaaataacagCCAAACAAACACGGTAATCCAAACAGTTAGTGCATTTCTCCACTTCTTTTTGGAGGTTAAGTAACTAATCATATGCATTGTTGATACAACTAAGGATTTCCACATTAAAGTTATTCATGAAATTACATGAGCTGTTTGTGAATTCAAACGAGGCTAGTGATGTTTTCAATAATTTTACTATGTTCTTACTCACTTAAGCAACAAGAATTGAATCTGTGAAACATTTGAGAAGGGGTGGCAAAGATCAAAATTTTAAGATAACTTGATGCTCTGATATAAAACTTTACATTACTAAGGGGTAAAAAACCAAGaacactttcatatttttggatgCTATCAATCAAAGTTTAAAGCACACTTTTTGTGGCGAATAATAAACACAGCTCAAGGGGTGCCCTACTTATTGCTGATATTAAGATATTTACATGTAGCCTTGACTGAAACTAAAACATTAGAGAGTTGGCTGCAAAGATCAAAACTTTAAGATTACTTGGTGCTATATGACCATCACAATACTCATTTAACAGGTAAGAATAAGCATGGGGAAAACCACCCATGAGTTGTAGTCATTTATTGTTTTTCCATGCTGCTGTGTTAAGTACATTATATGCGTTAGACATGCAAGTGTCCATTTAAGACAAAATAGTGTCTTTgaccttattatttttttctcattgtTATTTTGTTGTGCCTATGTTGGCCTTCTATTGTATGTTGTTCACCATAATTGAACTGATTTGGACCCTAGAGTGTATATCATATGAAACATGCAAATTTTAGCACACAATTAAACTGTATTGTAGTGATCGGATGATTCTTGCAGATATCTGGCGAAGATATTGGCACCTGATGGATCAAAGGATGTGCCTGTTGGACAACCGATTGCAATTACAGTAAGCCAAGCCACCATTAAGTTCCAACTCTTGTATTGTTATTTTGTTACTGTTATGTAGCAATGTTTACCGCCAACCTTATTGGCTTCTGCAGATGAAAGTAACTTCTATAGACAGAAAATTAATATCGGAATGTTGTCTTTCCTTccatatttagtttttttagtttttttcattatatttagttttttttttttaaagttgacTGAACCATTGTTTTCATTGTGTGTTCCAGTGAGCACCTTTATGTTTTAAAGCTGCTAATGAAAACCTCTCAATTTATCCGTTGCCCATTTCATCTGAAACATGATttacttttatttctttttcttctccaattcaataaaattttgttgCACACTCACTATTACTGTcttaaataacacaaactttttttaaaaaaaaatacttgcaATAGGAAGTTTATT
The genomic region above belongs to Cicer arietinum cultivar CDC Frontier isolate Library 1 chromosome 4, Cicar.CDCFrontier_v2.0, whole genome shotgun sequence and contains:
- the LOC101498265 gene encoding katanin p80 WD40 repeat-containing subunit B1 homolog KTN80.1-like isoform X1 — its product is MYLIHVYGENNSNLNQIQQKVEPQVSQKDSNSPNEMEIIEGLMQTHDVTLSTLRSRLTKLQVVRHFWERSDIKGAINALRKLPDQSVSIFCNVYLFCIY
- the LOC101498265 gene encoding katanin p80 WD40 repeat-containing subunit B1 homolog KTN80.1-like isoform X2; this encodes MYLIHVYGENNSNLNQIQQKVEPQVSQKDSNSPNEMEIIEGLMQTHDVTLSTLRSRLTKLQVVRHFWERSDIKGAINALRKLPDQSVQAV